A part of Scophthalmus maximus strain ysfricsl-2021 chromosome 20, ASM2237912v1, whole genome shotgun sequence genomic DNA contains:
- the nek10 gene encoding serine/threonine-protein kinase Nek10 isoform X3 has translation MTSTISELQLNSWKQGGLWKMSNSAKKGRQGEKLPLKSTGNQSKASHDLRRLRLLLAKTGPRQEVAALSHSKARSSGASRSQGPHHQKDANRQRSERDINSEAAELEKFSMTYRDQRCFTGHPLHKLFSDILVSLVKNRLCSEWIDHAAPESVLRVLICLRLLIRDPHHQIILHQLQGISLLARYMESVTAMYISCDEQAFSAQKLVTMTHMFQKLSAVESQRAWVTESGAHKTMVKLLSTTDSSVLLGAMLALTTLAESSECKEEIGEPPIVENLLVILQEHDLLSKRISAELLRLLSPVRQVRDQVRELEGLPVLLSLLHGQHLKLLWSIAWVLVQLCEDPNTRTEIRSWGGVQQLLWLLNSDRRYVSDRSSIETLSSANAAGRIRREHIREELSPQEEVDNTVALQSACCTALTELSLDDASAHYIVRENGVYIIAKLILPQNSGAKVTTLQCYAFRTLRFLFSVERNRHQFKRLLPTDLFELFIDVGHYVRDLAAYEGLQTKVSLYTEEELDSLRESIEAVDQNRPPLKVINGYSVLDHLGTGAFGSVFKVRKQSGQNLLALKEVNLHNPAFGKDKRSRDSNVEKIISELTIIKEQMIHPNVVKYYRTFLEGDRLYIVMELIEGVPLAEQLTSLKEKQQQFTEDRIWKIFIQMCLALRYLHKEKRIVHRDLTPNNIMLGEKDKVTITDFGLAKQKQESSKLTSVVGTILYSCPEVVKNEPYGEKADVWALGCVLYQMATLHPPFNSLNMLSLASKIVKAVYDPIEEGAFSERVTDMIRWCLSPDADQRPDIVAISSKISDLMMRLMDGLYTSQNALERRAERDRKRAQKYFLERHKSSRNSCLLDLSQETSLMKAEHPTPPSSSACSSNHSEQLMCQEDASDDDAEDDDPQNSTTICVGKHCGLKSSNCITPDQILSSGDSAAVRMKPRPVSAGICVSQKKLRQIEDPSQRLLVQLHKILFISQLPPAPHGNIKRRVIERFKKSLFHYGSDPCNLKVELSKLLQASPELMELDSSSADWWPLVQHFTRDPLAVDSTDDGNLKEGVTYQQMQGIIEELLEENGYYEATTSRAAERRNDHRPYTSS, from the exons ATGACAAGCACAATTTCAGAG CTCCAGTTGAACTCATGGAAACAAGGGGGattgtggaaaatgtccaaCTCCGCTAAAAAAGGGAGACAAGGAGAAAAGTTGCCCCTGAAATCCACAGGAAACCAGAGCAA GGCTTCTCATGATCTCAGAAGGCTGCGGTTGCTGCTTGCCAAAACCGGCCCCAGACAAGAG GTGGCAGCATTGAGTCACAGTAAAGCACGCAGCAGTGGAGCCAGCAGATCACAAGGCCCGCATCATCAGAAAGACGCCAACAGACAACGCAGTGAGAGAGACATCAACAGTGAGGCCGCTGAGCTGGAAAAATTCAG CATGACATACAGAGACCAGAGATGCTTCACTGGACACCCACTGCATAAACTCTTCTCCGACATCCTTGTGTCTTTGGTCAAGAACCGCCTTTGCAG TGAATGGATTGACCATGCAGCACCTGAGTCCGTCCTGAGGGTTCTAATCTGCCTGCGATTATTAATCAGAGATCCTCACCATCAG ATAATCCTCCATCAGCTCCAGGGCATCAGTTTACTGGCCAGG TATATGGAGTCTGTCACTGCCATGTACATATCTTGTGATGAACAGGCGTTTTCTGCGCAGAAGCTGGTCACAATGACCC ACATGTTCCAGAAGCTGTCTGCCGTTGAAAGTCAAAGGGCCTGGGTCACCGAGAGCGGTGCTCACAAG ACCATGGTGAAGCTCCTCTCCACAACCGATAGCAGCGTACTGCTGGGAGCCATGCTGGCACTCACCACTTTGGCAGAAAg TTCCGAATGCAAGGAGGAGATTGGGGAGCCACCGATAGTAGAGAACCTTCTCGTAATACTGCAGGAACATGACCTGCTGTCGAAGAG GATAAGTGCGGAGCTGCTGAGGCTCCTGTCGCCGGTGCGGCAGGTGAGGGACCAGGTGAGGGAGCTGGAGGGGCTGCCCGTGCTGCTGAGCCTGCTGCACGGCCAGCACCTGAAGCTGCTGTGGAGCATTGCCTGGGTCCTGGTCCAGCTCTGCGAGGATCCCAACACCAGGACGGAGATCCGGAGCTGGGGCGGGgttcagcagctgctctggcTGCTCAACAG TGACAGGCGGTATGTCTCCGATCGCTCCTCCATCGAGACGCTCTCCAGCGCCAACGCTGCCGGTCGCATCCGGCGAGAACACATCAGAGAGGAGCTCAGCccacaggaggaggtggacaacACCGTGGCCCTGCAGTCAG CCTGCTGTACAGCTTTGACTGAGCTTAGTCTGGATGACGCATCTGCTCACTACATTGTGCGG GAAAATGGGGTCTACATTATAGCAAAGTTGATTCTACCACAAAATTCTGGAGCAAAGGTCACGACTTTGCag TGCTATGCATTTCGGACCCTCCGGTTTCTCTTCAGTGTGGAGAGAAACAGGCATCAGTTTAAGAG GCTCCTTCCCACAGACCTCTTTGAGTTGTTTATTGATGTTGGCCACTATGTGCGGGACCTCGCTGCTTATGAGGGACTGCAGACCAAAGTTTCACTCTACACT gaagaggagctggacaGTCTGAGAGAGAGCATCGAGGCTGTGGACCAGAACCGACCTCCCCTTAAAGTCATCAACGGTTACTCTGTTCTGGACCATCTGGGCACTGGGGCATTTGGAAGCGTCTTCAAG GTCCGAAAGCAGAGCGGCCAGAACCTCCTGGCTCTGAAGGAGGTGAACCTGCACAACCCGGCTTTTGGCAAAGACAAGAGGTCCAGAGACAGCAACGTGGAGAAAATCATCTCTGAGCTCACAATCATCAAAGAACAG ATGATACACCCAAACGTTGTTAAATATTACAGGACATTTTTGGAAG GTGACAGGCTATACATCGTGATGGAGCTGATTGAGGGAGTGCCGCTGGCTGAACAACTCACCTCTctgaaggagaagcagcagcagttcacTGAAGACAGAATTTGGAAGATTTTCATACAG ATGTGCCTGGCACTGAGGTACCTGCACAAGGAGAAGAGAATAGTGCACCGCGACCTCACACCAAACAACATCATGCTGGGGGAGAAGGACAAAGTCACaatca CTGACTTCGGCCTGGCCAAGCAGAAGCAGGAAAGCAGTAAGCTGACGTCAGTGGTCGGCACCATCCTTTACTCCTG tCCGGAGGTGGTGAAGAACGAGCCTTATGGGGAGAAGGCTGACGTCTGGGCTTTAGGGTGTGTCCTCTACCAGATGGCCACTTTACATCCTCCATTCAACAGTCTCAACATGCTATCACTCGCCAgcaag ATCGTCAAGGCAGTTTATGATCCGATTGAAGAAGGCGCTTTTTcagagagagtgacagacatGATCAGATG GTGTTTGAGTCCAGATGCAGACCAGCGGCCGGACATTGTGGCCATCAGTTCCAAGATCTCTGACCTCATGATGAGGCTGATGGACGGCCTCTACACTTCCCAGAATGCACTGGAAAGAAGAgctgagagagacaggaaacgaGCACAAAAGTATTTCCTGGAGAGGCACAAAAGCAGTAGGAACTCCTGCCTCTTGGACCTGTCGCAG GAAACATCCTTAATGAAAGCTGAACATCCGACTCCACCCTCTTCTTCTGCCTGCAGTTCGAACCACAGCGAGCAACTAATGTGTCAAG AAGATGCCTCAGATGATGACGCTGAAGATGATGATCCACAAAACAGCACCACTATCTGTGTAGGAAAACACTGTG GGCTGAAGTCCAGTAACTGCATCACACCTGACCAAATCCTATCTAG CGGGGATTCTGCTGCAGTAAGGATGAAACCAAGACCAG TGTCAGCAGGGATCTGCGTCTCCCAGAAGAAGCTACGACAGATTGAGGATCCCAGCCAGAGGCTCCTTGTGCAGCTGCACAAaatcctcttcatctctcaa CTCCCACCAGCTCCACACGGCAACATCAAGCGACGGGTCATAGAACGATTTAAAAAGTCTCTGTTCCACTATGGAAGCGATCCGTGCAACCTAAAAGTGGAGCTCAGCAAG ctcctccaggcaTCTCCAGAGCTGATGGAATTAGACTCATCCAGTGCAGACTGGTGGCCTCTGGTTCAACACTTCACCAGAGACCCGCTCGCTGTCGACAGCACAG ATGATGGGAATCTCAAAGAGGGAGTTACCTATCAGCAGATGCAG GGGATCatagaggagctgctggaggagaacggTTACTACGAAGCAACAACCAGCAG
- the nek10 gene encoding serine/threonine-protein kinase Nek10 isoform X2 — MTSTISELQLNSWKQGGLWKMSNSAKKGRQGEKLPLKSTGNQSNLFSRASHDLRRLRLLLAKTGPRQEVAALSHSKARSSGASRSQGPHHQKDANRQRSERDINSEAAELEKFSMTYRDQRCFTGHPLHKLFSDILVSLVKNRLCSEWIDHAAPESVLRVLICLRLLIRDPHHQIILHQLQGISLLARYMESVTAMYISCDEQAFSAQKLVTMTHMFQKLSAVESQRAWVTESGAHKTMVKLLSTTDSSVLLGAMLALTTLAESSECKEEIGEPPIVENLLVILQEHDLLSKRISAELLRLLSPVRQVRDQVRELEGLPVLLSLLHGQHLKLLWSIAWVLVQLCEDPNTRTEIRSWGGVQQLLWLLNSDRRYVSDRSSIETLSSANAAGRIRREHIREELSPQEEVDNTVALQSACCTALTELSLDDASAHYIVRENGVYIIAKLILPQNSGAKVTTLQCYAFRTLRFLFSVERNRHQFKRLLPTDLFELFIDVGHYVRDLAAYEGLQTKVSLYTEEELDSLRESIEAVDQNRPPLKVINGYSVLDHLGTGAFGSVFKVRKQSGQNLLALKEVNLHNPAFGKDKRSRDSNVEKIISELTIIKEQMIHPNVVKYYRTFLEGDRLYIVMELIEGVPLAEQLTSLKEKQQQFTEDRIWKIFIQMCLALRYLHKEKRIVHRDLTPNNIMLGEKDKVTITDFGLAKQKQESSKLTSVVGTILYSCPEVVKNEPYGEKADVWALGCVLYQMATLHPPFNSLNMLSLASKIVKAVYDPIEEGAFSERVTDMIRWCLSPDADQRPDIVAISSKISDLMMRLMDGLYTSQNALERRAERDRKRAQKYFLERHKSSRNSCLLDLSQETSLMKAEHPTPPSSSACSSNHSEQLMCQDASDDDAEDDDPQNSTTICVGKHCGLKSSNCITPDQILSSGDSAAVRMKPRPVSAGICVSQKKLRQIEDPSQRLLVQLHKILFISQLPPAPHGNIKRRVIERFKKSLFHYGSDPCNLKVELSKLLQASPELMELDSSSADWWPLVQHFTRDPLAVDSTDDGNLKEGVTYQQMQGIIEELLEENGYYEATTSRAAERRNDHRPYTSS; from the exons ATGACAAGCACAATTTCAGAG CTCCAGTTGAACTCATGGAAACAAGGGGGattgtggaaaatgtccaaCTCCGCTAAAAAAGGGAGACAAGGAGAAAAGTTGCCCCTGAAATCCACAGGAAACCAGAGCAA TCTGTTTTCTAGGGCTTCTCATGATCTCAGAAGGCTGCGGTTGCTGCTTGCCAAAACCGGCCCCAGACAAGAG GTGGCAGCATTGAGTCACAGTAAAGCACGCAGCAGTGGAGCCAGCAGATCACAAGGCCCGCATCATCAGAAAGACGCCAACAGACAACGCAGTGAGAGAGACATCAACAGTGAGGCCGCTGAGCTGGAAAAATTCAG CATGACATACAGAGACCAGAGATGCTTCACTGGACACCCACTGCATAAACTCTTCTCCGACATCCTTGTGTCTTTGGTCAAGAACCGCCTTTGCAG TGAATGGATTGACCATGCAGCACCTGAGTCCGTCCTGAGGGTTCTAATCTGCCTGCGATTATTAATCAGAGATCCTCACCATCAG ATAATCCTCCATCAGCTCCAGGGCATCAGTTTACTGGCCAGG TATATGGAGTCTGTCACTGCCATGTACATATCTTGTGATGAACAGGCGTTTTCTGCGCAGAAGCTGGTCACAATGACCC ACATGTTCCAGAAGCTGTCTGCCGTTGAAAGTCAAAGGGCCTGGGTCACCGAGAGCGGTGCTCACAAG ACCATGGTGAAGCTCCTCTCCACAACCGATAGCAGCGTACTGCTGGGAGCCATGCTGGCACTCACCACTTTGGCAGAAAg TTCCGAATGCAAGGAGGAGATTGGGGAGCCACCGATAGTAGAGAACCTTCTCGTAATACTGCAGGAACATGACCTGCTGTCGAAGAG GATAAGTGCGGAGCTGCTGAGGCTCCTGTCGCCGGTGCGGCAGGTGAGGGACCAGGTGAGGGAGCTGGAGGGGCTGCCCGTGCTGCTGAGCCTGCTGCACGGCCAGCACCTGAAGCTGCTGTGGAGCATTGCCTGGGTCCTGGTCCAGCTCTGCGAGGATCCCAACACCAGGACGGAGATCCGGAGCTGGGGCGGGgttcagcagctgctctggcTGCTCAACAG TGACAGGCGGTATGTCTCCGATCGCTCCTCCATCGAGACGCTCTCCAGCGCCAACGCTGCCGGTCGCATCCGGCGAGAACACATCAGAGAGGAGCTCAGCccacaggaggaggtggacaacACCGTGGCCCTGCAGTCAG CCTGCTGTACAGCTTTGACTGAGCTTAGTCTGGATGACGCATCTGCTCACTACATTGTGCGG GAAAATGGGGTCTACATTATAGCAAAGTTGATTCTACCACAAAATTCTGGAGCAAAGGTCACGACTTTGCag TGCTATGCATTTCGGACCCTCCGGTTTCTCTTCAGTGTGGAGAGAAACAGGCATCAGTTTAAGAG GCTCCTTCCCACAGACCTCTTTGAGTTGTTTATTGATGTTGGCCACTATGTGCGGGACCTCGCTGCTTATGAGGGACTGCAGACCAAAGTTTCACTCTACACT gaagaggagctggacaGTCTGAGAGAGAGCATCGAGGCTGTGGACCAGAACCGACCTCCCCTTAAAGTCATCAACGGTTACTCTGTTCTGGACCATCTGGGCACTGGGGCATTTGGAAGCGTCTTCAAG GTCCGAAAGCAGAGCGGCCAGAACCTCCTGGCTCTGAAGGAGGTGAACCTGCACAACCCGGCTTTTGGCAAAGACAAGAGGTCCAGAGACAGCAACGTGGAGAAAATCATCTCTGAGCTCACAATCATCAAAGAACAG ATGATACACCCAAACGTTGTTAAATATTACAGGACATTTTTGGAAG GTGACAGGCTATACATCGTGATGGAGCTGATTGAGGGAGTGCCGCTGGCTGAACAACTCACCTCTctgaaggagaagcagcagcagttcacTGAAGACAGAATTTGGAAGATTTTCATACAG ATGTGCCTGGCACTGAGGTACCTGCACAAGGAGAAGAGAATAGTGCACCGCGACCTCACACCAAACAACATCATGCTGGGGGAGAAGGACAAAGTCACaatca CTGACTTCGGCCTGGCCAAGCAGAAGCAGGAAAGCAGTAAGCTGACGTCAGTGGTCGGCACCATCCTTTACTCCTG tCCGGAGGTGGTGAAGAACGAGCCTTATGGGGAGAAGGCTGACGTCTGGGCTTTAGGGTGTGTCCTCTACCAGATGGCCACTTTACATCCTCCATTCAACAGTCTCAACATGCTATCACTCGCCAgcaag ATCGTCAAGGCAGTTTATGATCCGATTGAAGAAGGCGCTTTTTcagagagagtgacagacatGATCAGATG GTGTTTGAGTCCAGATGCAGACCAGCGGCCGGACATTGTGGCCATCAGTTCCAAGATCTCTGACCTCATGATGAGGCTGATGGACGGCCTCTACACTTCCCAGAATGCACTGGAAAGAAGAgctgagagagacaggaaacgaGCACAAAAGTATTTCCTGGAGAGGCACAAAAGCAGTAGGAACTCCTGCCTCTTGGACCTGTCGCAG GAAACATCCTTAATGAAAGCTGAACATCCGACTCCACCCTCTTCTTCTGCCTGCAGTTCGAACCACAGCGAGCAACTAATGTGTCAAG ATGCCTCAGATGATGACGCTGAAGATGATGATCCACAAAACAGCACCACTATCTGTGTAGGAAAACACTGTG GGCTGAAGTCCAGTAACTGCATCACACCTGACCAAATCCTATCTAG CGGGGATTCTGCTGCAGTAAGGATGAAACCAAGACCAG TGTCAGCAGGGATCTGCGTCTCCCAGAAGAAGCTACGACAGATTGAGGATCCCAGCCAGAGGCTCCTTGTGCAGCTGCACAAaatcctcttcatctctcaa CTCCCACCAGCTCCACACGGCAACATCAAGCGACGGGTCATAGAACGATTTAAAAAGTCTCTGTTCCACTATGGAAGCGATCCGTGCAACCTAAAAGTGGAGCTCAGCAAG ctcctccaggcaTCTCCAGAGCTGATGGAATTAGACTCATCCAGTGCAGACTGGTGGCCTCTGGTTCAACACTTCACCAGAGACCCGCTCGCTGTCGACAGCACAG ATGATGGGAATCTCAAAGAGGGAGTTACCTATCAGCAGATGCAG GGGATCatagaggagctgctggaggagaacggTTACTACGAAGCAACAACCAGCAG
- the nek10 gene encoding serine/threonine-protein kinase Nek10 isoform X5, translating into MSNSAKKGRQGEKLPLKSTGNQSNLFSRASHDLRRLRLLLAKTGPRQEVAALSHSKARSSGASRSQGPHHQKDANRQRSERDINSEAAELEKFSMTYRDQRCFTGHPLHKLFSDILVSLVKNRLCSEWIDHAAPESVLRVLICLRLLIRDPHHQIILHQLQGISLLARYMESVTAMYISCDEQAFSAQKLVTMTHMFQKLSAVESQRAWVTESGAHKTMVKLLSTTDSSVLLGAMLALTTLAESSECKEEIGEPPIVENLLVILQEHDLLSKRISAELLRLLSPVRQVRDQVRELEGLPVLLSLLHGQHLKLLWSIAWVLVQLCEDPNTRTEIRSWGGVQQLLWLLNSDRRYVSDRSSIETLSSANAAGRIRREHIREELSPQEEVDNTVALQSACCTALTELSLDDASAHYIVRENGVYIIAKLILPQNSGAKVTTLQCYAFRTLRFLFSVERNRHQFKRLLPTDLFELFIDVGHYVRDLAAYEGLQTKVSLYTEEELDSLRESIEAVDQNRPPLKVINGYSVLDHLGTGAFGSVFKVRKQSGQNLLALKEVNLHNPAFGKDKRSRDSNVEKIISELTIIKEQMIHPNVVKYYRTFLEGDRLYIVMELIEGVPLAEQLTSLKEKQQQFTEDRIWKIFIQMCLALRYLHKEKRIVHRDLTPNNIMLGEKDKVTITDFGLAKQKQESSKLTSVVGTILYSCPEVVKNEPYGEKADVWALGCVLYQMATLHPPFNSLNMLSLASKIVKAVYDPIEEGAFSERVTDMIRWCLSPDADQRPDIVAISSKISDLMMRLMDGLYTSQNALERRAERDRKRAQKYFLERHKSSRNSCLLDLSQETSLMKAEHPTPPSSSACSSNHSEQLMCQEDASDDDAEDDDPQNSTTICVGKHCGLKSSNCITPDQILSSGDSAAVRMKPRPVSAGICVSQKKLRQIEDPSQRLLVQLHKILFISQLPPAPHGNIKRRVIERFKKSLFHYGSDPCNLKVELSKLLQASPELMELDSSSADWWPLVQHFTRDPLAVDSTDDGNLKEGVTYQQMQGIIEELLEENGYYEATTSRAAERRNDHRPYTSS; encoded by the exons atgtccaaCTCCGCTAAAAAAGGGAGACAAGGAGAAAAGTTGCCCCTGAAATCCACAGGAAACCAGAGCAA TCTGTTTTCTAGGGCTTCTCATGATCTCAGAAGGCTGCGGTTGCTGCTTGCCAAAACCGGCCCCAGACAAGAG GTGGCAGCATTGAGTCACAGTAAAGCACGCAGCAGTGGAGCCAGCAGATCACAAGGCCCGCATCATCAGAAAGACGCCAACAGACAACGCAGTGAGAGAGACATCAACAGTGAGGCCGCTGAGCTGGAAAAATTCAG CATGACATACAGAGACCAGAGATGCTTCACTGGACACCCACTGCATAAACTCTTCTCCGACATCCTTGTGTCTTTGGTCAAGAACCGCCTTTGCAG TGAATGGATTGACCATGCAGCACCTGAGTCCGTCCTGAGGGTTCTAATCTGCCTGCGATTATTAATCAGAGATCCTCACCATCAG ATAATCCTCCATCAGCTCCAGGGCATCAGTTTACTGGCCAGG TATATGGAGTCTGTCACTGCCATGTACATATCTTGTGATGAACAGGCGTTTTCTGCGCAGAAGCTGGTCACAATGACCC ACATGTTCCAGAAGCTGTCTGCCGTTGAAAGTCAAAGGGCCTGGGTCACCGAGAGCGGTGCTCACAAG ACCATGGTGAAGCTCCTCTCCACAACCGATAGCAGCGTACTGCTGGGAGCCATGCTGGCACTCACCACTTTGGCAGAAAg TTCCGAATGCAAGGAGGAGATTGGGGAGCCACCGATAGTAGAGAACCTTCTCGTAATACTGCAGGAACATGACCTGCTGTCGAAGAG GATAAGTGCGGAGCTGCTGAGGCTCCTGTCGCCGGTGCGGCAGGTGAGGGACCAGGTGAGGGAGCTGGAGGGGCTGCCCGTGCTGCTGAGCCTGCTGCACGGCCAGCACCTGAAGCTGCTGTGGAGCATTGCCTGGGTCCTGGTCCAGCTCTGCGAGGATCCCAACACCAGGACGGAGATCCGGAGCTGGGGCGGGgttcagcagctgctctggcTGCTCAACAG TGACAGGCGGTATGTCTCCGATCGCTCCTCCATCGAGACGCTCTCCAGCGCCAACGCTGCCGGTCGCATCCGGCGAGAACACATCAGAGAGGAGCTCAGCccacaggaggaggtggacaacACCGTGGCCCTGCAGTCAG CCTGCTGTACAGCTTTGACTGAGCTTAGTCTGGATGACGCATCTGCTCACTACATTGTGCGG GAAAATGGGGTCTACATTATAGCAAAGTTGATTCTACCACAAAATTCTGGAGCAAAGGTCACGACTTTGCag TGCTATGCATTTCGGACCCTCCGGTTTCTCTTCAGTGTGGAGAGAAACAGGCATCAGTTTAAGAG GCTCCTTCCCACAGACCTCTTTGAGTTGTTTATTGATGTTGGCCACTATGTGCGGGACCTCGCTGCTTATGAGGGACTGCAGACCAAAGTTTCACTCTACACT gaagaggagctggacaGTCTGAGAGAGAGCATCGAGGCTGTGGACCAGAACCGACCTCCCCTTAAAGTCATCAACGGTTACTCTGTTCTGGACCATCTGGGCACTGGGGCATTTGGAAGCGTCTTCAAG GTCCGAAAGCAGAGCGGCCAGAACCTCCTGGCTCTGAAGGAGGTGAACCTGCACAACCCGGCTTTTGGCAAAGACAAGAGGTCCAGAGACAGCAACGTGGAGAAAATCATCTCTGAGCTCACAATCATCAAAGAACAG ATGATACACCCAAACGTTGTTAAATATTACAGGACATTTTTGGAAG GTGACAGGCTATACATCGTGATGGAGCTGATTGAGGGAGTGCCGCTGGCTGAACAACTCACCTCTctgaaggagaagcagcagcagttcacTGAAGACAGAATTTGGAAGATTTTCATACAG ATGTGCCTGGCACTGAGGTACCTGCACAAGGAGAAGAGAATAGTGCACCGCGACCTCACACCAAACAACATCATGCTGGGGGAGAAGGACAAAGTCACaatca CTGACTTCGGCCTGGCCAAGCAGAAGCAGGAAAGCAGTAAGCTGACGTCAGTGGTCGGCACCATCCTTTACTCCTG tCCGGAGGTGGTGAAGAACGAGCCTTATGGGGAGAAGGCTGACGTCTGGGCTTTAGGGTGTGTCCTCTACCAGATGGCCACTTTACATCCTCCATTCAACAGTCTCAACATGCTATCACTCGCCAgcaag ATCGTCAAGGCAGTTTATGATCCGATTGAAGAAGGCGCTTTTTcagagagagtgacagacatGATCAGATG GTGTTTGAGTCCAGATGCAGACCAGCGGCCGGACATTGTGGCCATCAGTTCCAAGATCTCTGACCTCATGATGAGGCTGATGGACGGCCTCTACACTTCCCAGAATGCACTGGAAAGAAGAgctgagagagacaggaaacgaGCACAAAAGTATTTCCTGGAGAGGCACAAAAGCAGTAGGAACTCCTGCCTCTTGGACCTGTCGCAG GAAACATCCTTAATGAAAGCTGAACATCCGACTCCACCCTCTTCTTCTGCCTGCAGTTCGAACCACAGCGAGCAACTAATGTGTCAAG AAGATGCCTCAGATGATGACGCTGAAGATGATGATCCACAAAACAGCACCACTATCTGTGTAGGAAAACACTGTG GGCTGAAGTCCAGTAACTGCATCACACCTGACCAAATCCTATCTAG CGGGGATTCTGCTGCAGTAAGGATGAAACCAAGACCAG TGTCAGCAGGGATCTGCGTCTCCCAGAAGAAGCTACGACAGATTGAGGATCCCAGCCAGAGGCTCCTTGTGCAGCTGCACAAaatcctcttcatctctcaa CTCCCACCAGCTCCACACGGCAACATCAAGCGACGGGTCATAGAACGATTTAAAAAGTCTCTGTTCCACTATGGAAGCGATCCGTGCAACCTAAAAGTGGAGCTCAGCAAG ctcctccaggcaTCTCCAGAGCTGATGGAATTAGACTCATCCAGTGCAGACTGGTGGCCTCTGGTTCAACACTTCACCAGAGACCCGCTCGCTGTCGACAGCACAG ATGATGGGAATCTCAAAGAGGGAGTTACCTATCAGCAGATGCAG GGGATCatagaggagctgctggaggagaacggTTACTACGAAGCAACAACCAGCAG